In Vibrio atlanticus, the following proteins share a genomic window:
- a CDS encoding TonB-dependent receptor, producing MKLKALSVAVTVALTSFTAFAADEPETVVVIGSALDQLIQTEINSDTLEKKQASDIKDVLNTMPSVTVDGNARYSRKVFVRGMEDKFAVVTIDGARQEGQLFHHSGDQAIDPAMLKRAEIELGGNSALSGSGAINGSFSYETKDPSDLLKPGESVGARVKTSYQTAYERFATNVAVYAKVNDKLQFMGIANYSEDGDLHIPDQEAVTSKQGELKSGLAKVVFIPNDANEFKLTFNRYSDGGTRQLSGEKAGALYADDRHDYHSLNRDTVTLQHEYDAGSDLVRLKSNVYYNRQYMDRDALEGTAWGKTPAGKWFKDGKMSYPKREYNVTTIGGDIRNVSWVGEHELTFGLEGYKAKQWIDAGEGVYLSGTKQGQTEKYSMDGGTVTAYGLYLQDMYEFSDFRLTTGLRYDVHKLGGVYKGEFDQLSPKFKGEYQTTENLKLRVGYGRLFKGASLPETLTMKAPSKVKQSDTKAMTGNNYEAGFDYELTRLLAADYAILGFTAYTYDLDNQMHPTKNNATLSNKYDVEVWGVETVLSYQLDALSVYANHSYSDGEQKSLKNGKTSHMNKTGIHNFKAGFNYSLNNEFVFGWDSRFVPGNDYENEKGKEIKRSGFATHNIWAAYTPTFAKDLEMNLGIDNLLDKKYAEHTGFGISWGSEKYTSYEAGRNFKASIAYSF from the coding sequence ATGAAACTTAAAGCATTATCAGTAGCCGTTACGGTTGCCTTAACCTCATTTACAGCATTTGCTGCCGACGAACCAGAAACCGTAGTCGTTATCGGTTCTGCCCTTGACCAATTGATTCAGACTGAAATCAACTCTGACACACTGGAAAAGAAGCAAGCATCAGACATCAAAGATGTTTTGAATACTATGCCTAGCGTTACGGTTGACGGGAACGCACGTTACTCTCGCAAAGTATTTGTACGTGGTATGGAAGACAAATTTGCCGTAGTGACTATTGATGGTGCGCGACAAGAAGGTCAGCTTTTCCACCACTCTGGTGACCAAGCGATTGATCCTGCAATGCTAAAAAGAGCTGAAATTGAATTAGGTGGTAACTCTGCACTGTCAGGTTCTGGTGCTATCAATGGTTCATTTAGCTACGAAACGAAAGACCCAAGCGATCTTCTTAAGCCGGGTGAAAGCGTTGGTGCTCGAGTAAAAACAAGCTATCAAACAGCTTATGAGCGTTTTGCAACCAACGTTGCTGTGTATGCAAAAGTGAACGACAAGCTACAGTTCATGGGCATTGCGAACTATTCAGAAGATGGCGATCTGCACATTCCTGATCAAGAAGCGGTAACCTCTAAGCAGGGGGAGCTTAAGTCGGGTTTGGCCAAAGTTGTTTTCATTCCTAATGATGCCAATGAATTTAAACTGACTTTCAACCGATACAGTGATGGTGGTACGCGTCAGCTTTCTGGCGAAAAGGCGGGTGCTCTGTATGCTGACGATAGACACGACTATCATTCGCTTAATCGCGATACAGTGACGCTACAGCACGAATACGATGCAGGTAGTGATCTAGTTCGTCTGAAAAGTAATGTTTACTACAACCGTCAATACATGGATCGTGATGCTCTTGAAGGCACCGCTTGGGGCAAAACACCGGCAGGTAAATGGTTCAAAGATGGCAAAATGTCTTACCCTAAGCGTGAATACAATGTAACAACCATTGGTGGTGACATTCGTAACGTTTCTTGGGTTGGTGAGCATGAGCTTACTTTTGGTCTTGAGGGCTACAAAGCCAAGCAATGGATTGATGCTGGTGAAGGCGTATATCTAAGCGGTACTAAGCAAGGCCAAACTGAGAAGTACAGCATGGATGGTGGTACGGTGACGGCTTACGGTCTGTATCTACAAGATATGTACGAATTCAGCGATTTCCGTCTGACAACAGGTCTTCGTTACGACGTTCATAAACTGGGTGGCGTGTATAAGGGCGAGTTTGATCAGCTATCTCCAAAGTTCAAAGGTGAATACCAAACAACGGAAAACCTAAAACTTCGTGTGGGTTACGGTCGTCTGTTTAAAGGCGCGTCACTACCAGAAACGCTAACGATGAAAGCACCAAGCAAAGTTAAGCAGTCTGATACTAAGGCGATGACGGGTAATAACTACGAAGCGGGCTTTGATTACGAGCTAACACGTTTGCTTGCGGCTGATTACGCGATTCTAGGTTTCACGGCTTATACCTACGACCTTGATAACCAAATGCACCCAACTAAGAACAACGCAACATTATCGAATAAGTATGATGTTGAAGTTTGGGGTGTAGAGACTGTATTGAGCTATCAGTTAGACGCGTTAAGTGTTTACGCTAACCACTCTTACTCTGATGGCGAGCAAAAGAGCCTGAAAAATGGCAAGACAAGCCACATGAATAAAACCGGTATTCATAACTTTAAGGCCGGTTTTAACTACAGCCTAAACAATGAATTTGTGTTTGGTTGGGACTCACGCTTTGTTCCGGGGAACGATTACGAGAACGAAAAAGGCAAAGAGATCAAACGCTCAGGCTTCGCAACGCACAACATTTGGGCGGCTTACACACCGACGTTT
- a CDS encoding IS4 family transposase, whose amino-acid sequence MLSHWLIDVDDFANPESLSLFQKDLPLDWINQALSETNKASMRRRKLPAELVVWLVVGIGLYRDRPITDVLDKLDLKLSNSLGETIAPSAIPQARKRLTAKPLKSLFSITAKHWTQSEDAGDKWNGLSLFSIDGTQFRTHDNPSLAEHYQYVYYRKDRHTEYPIVRMCALTSLRSRLIHDVAFGESSKGEISYAKDLISSAVPNSLTIFDRCYLSAELMLNWQQEHGTSHWMTPIKSNVKYETIEQLDDDGRDLIVEMKVSPQARKQDPSLPETWKARLALYPDDGEQQPNHIQGLLTSLTDRKYSLKSLLDVYFERWEIENSYGEIKHDMLDDEILLRSQSVEGVEQEIWGILIAYNLIRLEISRIAKEAEVSPLRISFTMALRDIQDELMWCAIASPGSVPKKLRAMRERVKRYILPEKQKRPKDRTVRFSKTRYTVRSKHLK is encoded by the coding sequence ATGCTGTCACACTGGTTAATCGATGTTGACGATTTTGCTAATCCAGAATCTCTTTCTTTGTTCCAAAAAGACCTTCCGCTAGATTGGATAAACCAAGCTTTATCTGAAACGAACAAAGCGAGCATGCGCCGTAGAAAGTTACCTGCCGAACTTGTTGTATGGTTAGTCGTTGGTATTGGTCTATATCGAGATAGACCGATTACTGATGTACTCGATAAACTCGACCTCAAATTGTCTAATTCATTGGGTGAAACAATTGCACCTAGTGCAATTCCTCAGGCAAGAAAACGCCTCACCGCTAAGCCTTTAAAGTCATTATTCTCAATCACAGCAAAGCACTGGACACAGTCGGAAGATGCGGGTGATAAATGGAATGGTTTGAGCCTATTTTCAATCGATGGCACACAGTTTAGAACTCACGACAATCCAAGCTTAGCTGAGCATTATCAATATGTTTACTACCGAAAAGACAGGCACACTGAATATCCAATCGTTCGAATGTGCGCACTCACATCACTACGGAGTCGACTTATTCATGATGTGGCTTTTGGGGAAAGTTCTAAAGGTGAAATCAGCTATGCAAAAGATTTAATTTCATCAGCAGTCCCGAATTCATTGACCATTTTTGACCGTTGCTACTTGAGCGCAGAACTTATGCTTAACTGGCAACAAGAGCATGGGACAAGTCACTGGATGACGCCAATAAAGTCGAATGTGAAATATGAAACCATCGAGCAACTCGATGATGATGGGCGAGATCTGATTGTAGAGATGAAAGTCTCTCCACAAGCTAGAAAGCAAGACCCGAGCCTCCCGGAAACGTGGAAAGCTAGGCTGGCTCTATACCCCGATGATGGTGAACAACAACCCAATCATATACAAGGGCTGCTGACTTCTCTAACAGATAGAAAATACAGTTTAAAATCATTATTAGATGTGTACTTCGAAAGGTGGGAAATCGAGAATAGTTATGGCGAGATTAAGCATGACATGCTTGACGATGAAATTCTGCTCCGCAGTCAATCTGTAGAGGGTGTAGAGCAAGAGATATGGGGTATCCTTATCGCGTATAACTTAATCCGCCTGGAGATTAGCCGAATAGCAAAAGAGGCTGAAGTCTCACCACTTAGGATAAGCTTTACGATGGCACTTCGAGATATTCAAGATGAGCTAATGTGGTGTGCTATCGCCTCCCCAGGTTCGGTTCCCAAAAAGCTGCGAGCTATGAGAGAGC